A genomic window from Deferribacterota bacterium includes:
- a CDS encoding FKBP-type peptidyl-prolyl cis-trans isomerase, with amino-acid sequence MNNWEKMVFSYKLYLEDNTLVDSSGDEPITHIVGKGEIIPKIEEALQEMNIGEKKTIFLEPNEGYGKYNEDNVLSLDKNKLQIDNNVSNGQYVDIVDDNENTYRGKVLEIDENNIVIDFNHPLCDKRVYFELELVDAE; translated from the coding sequence ATGAATAACTGGGAAAAGATGGTTTTTAGTTATAAACTATATTTAGAGGATAATACTTTGGTGGATTCATCAGGTGATGAACCAATAACCCACATTGTTGGAAAGGGCGAGATTATTCCAAAGATTGAAGAAGCTTTACAGGAAATGAACATTGGGGAGAAAAAAACTATATTTTTAGAGCCTAATGAGGGCTATGGAAAATATAATGAAGACAATGTCTTATCATTAGATAAAAATAAATTACAGATAGACAACAATGTTTCTAATGGCCAATATGTTGATATTGTAGATGATAATGAAAATACTTACCGTGGCAAAGTATTGGAAATTGATGAAAATAACATTGTAATAGACTTCAACCACCCTCTTTGTGATAAAAGGGTATATTTTGAATTAGAGCTAGTAGATGCTGAATAG